A region from the Triticum aestivum cultivar Chinese Spring chromosome 3D, IWGSC CS RefSeq v2.1, whole genome shotgun sequence genome encodes:
- the LOC123076086 gene encoding uncharacterized protein, with translation MAMGTSSSILGGALLLVLVLSSAIDVHGGSSSRAAPRSALDDLCNSLGDHYVTPDMYVSALCIDHSCRSARGLPELAVLATRLTVTNATVAKASIESALAHAKDAKGKKVMRSCLQLYVGAVPRLQWAARSVSAGRYSGVSEVLEAACWHVSAECINLAGEVALPKENGEFFMMAYIVQAVVDWVKLSIGH, from the coding sequence ATGGCCATGGGCACATCCTCTTCGATTCTCGGCGgcgctctcctcctcgtcctcgtcctctccTCGGCCATTGATGTTCACGGCGGATCAAGCTCCCGCGCCGCGCCACGTTCCGCGCTGGACGACCTCTGCAACAGCCTCGGCGACCACTACGTCACGCCCGACATGTACGTGTCCGCGCTCTGCATTGACCACTCCTGCCGCTCTGCACGCGGCTTGCCGGAGCTCGCGGTGCTCGCCACCAGGCTGACGGTGACCAACGCCACGGTAGCCAAGGCCAGCATCGAGTCTGCGCTCGCCCACGCCAAGGACGCCAAGGGCAAGAAGGTCATGCGGTCGTGCCTGCAGCTCTACGTCGGCGCCGTCCCGCGGCTGCAGTGGGCGGCGCGGTCGGTCTCTGCGGGGCGCTATAGCGGCGTTTCGGAGGTGCTAGAGGCGGCCTGTTGGCACGTCTCGGCAGAGTGCATCAATTTGGCCGGCGAGGTGGCGCTTCCCAAGGAGAACGGCGAGTTCTTCATGATGGCCTACATCGTGCAGGCCGTCGTCGACTGGGTGAAGCTCAGTATCGGTCACTGA